The following are encoded together in the Halopiger aswanensis genome:
- the solA gene encoding N-methyl-L-tryptophan oxidase gives MSERYDAIVLGVGGMGSATVAHLAERGVDVLGLERYDVPHGYGSSHGIARSFRLADAEDPASVPLLRRAEELWAALEADHDRQLLYRTGSIDAGPPDEPLVDGAARACEEHDLEYDRLSSDALSERYPGYRIPDDYEAIYQPDGGYLVPEECIVAHVNRAHNAGATIQARERVVDWRPLEDDGVRVETDRDTYETDRLVITAGAWTARFVEPLADVLEPERQVLARFQPEVSAHFEPDRFPVWNLRVPEGRFYGFPVHGVPGFAVGRYHHREETVDPDAFEREPTQADERLLRDFAEQYFPDGAGPTMRLQTCLFTNTPDGRFVLDTHPAHPQVVVGAGFSGHGFKLAPVVGEILTDITVDGETDHEIERFSIDRF, from the coding sequence ATGAGCGAACGGTACGACGCCATCGTCCTCGGCGTCGGCGGGATGGGCAGCGCGACCGTCGCCCACCTCGCCGAGCGCGGCGTCGACGTCCTCGGCCTCGAGCGCTACGACGTTCCCCACGGCTACGGCTCGTCCCACGGGATCGCGCGCAGCTTCCGGCTCGCCGACGCCGAGGATCCGGCCTCCGTCCCGCTCTTACGGCGCGCCGAGGAGCTGTGGGCGGCCCTCGAGGCCGACCACGACCGCCAACTGCTCTACCGGACGGGATCGATCGACGCCGGCCCGCCCGATGAGCCGCTCGTCGACGGGGCTGCACGCGCTTGCGAGGAGCACGACCTCGAGTACGACCGCCTCTCGAGCGACGCCCTCTCCGAGCGGTATCCCGGCTACCGGATCCCGGACGACTACGAGGCGATCTACCAGCCCGACGGCGGCTACCTCGTCCCCGAGGAGTGCATCGTCGCCCACGTCAACCGGGCCCACAATGCGGGTGCGACGATCCAAGCCCGCGAACGCGTCGTCGACTGGCGCCCCCTCGAGGACGACGGCGTCCGCGTCGAGACCGATCGCGACACCTACGAGACCGACAGGCTGGTTATCACCGCGGGAGCGTGGACCGCGCGATTCGTCGAGCCGCTTGCGGACGTCCTCGAGCCCGAACGGCAGGTTCTCGCCCGGTTTCAGCCCGAAGTGTCAGCCCACTTCGAGCCGGACCGATTTCCGGTCTGGAACCTGCGAGTTCCCGAAGGCCGGTTCTACGGCTTCCCCGTCCACGGCGTGCCCGGCTTCGCGGTCGGCCGCTACCACCACCGCGAGGAGACCGTCGATCCCGATGCTTTCGAGCGCGAGCCGACGCAGGCGGACGAGCGACTCCTCCGGGACTTCGCGGAACAGTACTTTCCCGACGGTGCCGGCCCGACGATGCGCCTGCAGACGTGTCTCTTTACCAATACGCCCGACGGACGCTTCGTTCTCGATACCCACCCCGCCCACCCGCAGGTCGTCGTGGGAGCCGGGTTCTCCGGCCACGGATTCAAACTCGCACCCGTCGTCGGCGAAATCCTGACCGACATCACCGTCGACGGCGAGACCGACCACGAGATCGAGCGCTTCTCGATCGACCGCTTTTAG
- a CDS encoding MBL fold metallo-hydrolase: MDVEFLGGAGEIGRSAVLIDETLLLDYGMDSGNPPSFPVGDVDPEAVVVSHGHLDHVGSIPALLSGDSRPSIHWTPPTYDLTMTLARDTLKLHGGTYDCPFTEAELARVTQVSETHGYREPFEVAGYEITFFDAGHVPGSAHVLVTDGETRLLYTGDFHTEGQRLLAGTSARPDADVVITESTYADTTRPPREDIEREFAESLRTTIWEGGTVVVPAFAIGRTQEVLCLCEEYDLECYVDGMGKRVTELFLREPNREFLRDPDLLRRAKGNARFVDGRDGQRKRIAEQNTVIVTTSGMLHGGPAMTYVPAVRSHPTNKIAMTGYQVEGTPGRELLETGSAEIDGRMLRVSAQTEQYDFSAHADREGLLDFLEAYRGSEVLVNHGDRCGAFAEELRADGFDARAPELGQRLTV; this comes from the coding sequence ATGGATGTCGAGTTTCTCGGCGGGGCCGGCGAAATCGGCCGGAGTGCGGTCCTGATCGACGAGACACTGTTGCTCGATTACGGGATGGACTCCGGCAACCCGCCGTCCTTTCCCGTCGGCGACGTCGATCCCGAGGCGGTCGTCGTCAGCCACGGCCACCTCGACCACGTCGGCTCGATCCCCGCGCTGCTGTCGGGCGATTCGCGCCCGTCGATCCACTGGACGCCGCCGACGTACGACCTCACGATGACGCTCGCGCGGGACACGCTCAAGCTTCACGGCGGCACCTACGACTGCCCGTTCACCGAGGCGGAACTCGCCCGCGTGACGCAGGTCTCGGAAACCCACGGCTACCGCGAGCCGTTCGAGGTCGCGGGCTACGAGATCACGTTTTTCGACGCCGGCCACGTCCCCGGCAGCGCCCACGTTCTGGTCACCGACGGCGAGACCCGACTGCTCTACACCGGCGACTTCCACACCGAAGGTCAGCGGCTGCTTGCCGGGACGAGCGCTCGGCCCGACGCCGACGTCGTGATCACGGAGAGCACGTACGCCGACACGACCCGGCCGCCCCGCGAAGACATCGAACGCGAGTTCGCCGAGAGCCTCCGAACGACGATCTGGGAGGGCGGCACCGTCGTCGTCCCCGCGTTCGCGATCGGCCGCACGCAGGAGGTGCTCTGTCTCTGCGAGGAATACGACCTCGAGTGTTACGTCGACGGGATGGGCAAACGGGTTACGGAACTGTTCCTGCGCGAGCCGAATCGCGAGTTCCTGCGCGATCCCGACCTGCTGCGCCGTGCCAAGGGCAACGCCCGATTCGTCGACGGCCGCGACGGGCAGCGCAAGCGGATCGCCGAACAAAATACCGTCATCGTCACCACCAGCGGGATGCTCCACGGCGGTCCGGCGATGACCTACGTCCCCGCCGTCCGCTCGCACCCGACGAACAAGATCGCCATGACCGGCTACCAGGTCGAGGGCACCCCCGGGCGCGAACTGCTCGAGACCGGCAGCGCAGAGATCGACGGGCGAATGCTGCGCGTCAGCGCCCAAACGGAGCAGTACGACTTCTCGGCCCACGCCGACCGCGAGGGACTGCTCGACTTCCTCGAGGCCTACCGCGGGAGCGAGGTGCTCGTCAACCACGGCGATCGCTGCGGGGCGTTCGCCGAGGAGTTGCGCGCAGACGGGTTCGACGCCCGCGCGCCCGAACTCGGACAGCGCCTCACAGTCTAG